Proteins from a genomic interval of Rhodococcoides fascians A25f:
- a CDS encoding YoaK family protein, translating to MTTPRPEPHIAVATAKSVRLGVLLAAVGGFLDAYTYVTRGGVFAGAQTGNVVLLGVDIAGGRWIDALAFLPPLAAFVLGVATAEFIALPAVAKIVRRPVRAVLVFEILVVLGVGFLPATVPDAVVSVILAHVAGVQVTTFRVLVDSPFNTTMTTGNLRSMAMAAFHRVVDHDREEGTRARRFAAVISGFLGGALLGAAAVELFGLRAIWVVALMLTIALALFVFDERAPRSLPPKG from the coding sequence ATGACCACGCCACGTCCTGAGCCCCACATCGCTGTCGCTACCGCGAAGTCGGTTCGACTCGGGGTACTTCTGGCCGCAGTCGGCGGTTTTCTCGACGCCTACACGTACGTCACTCGCGGCGGAGTGTTCGCAGGTGCCCAGACCGGCAACGTGGTGCTGCTCGGCGTCGACATCGCCGGCGGGCGCTGGATCGACGCGCTGGCCTTTCTACCGCCGCTGGCGGCGTTCGTGCTGGGCGTCGCGACCGCGGAGTTCATCGCGTTGCCCGCGGTGGCAAAGATCGTGCGACGGCCGGTCCGTGCGGTACTCGTCTTCGAGATCCTCGTGGTTCTGGGCGTCGGATTTCTCCCGGCAACCGTGCCCGACGCCGTCGTCTCGGTCATCCTCGCGCATGTGGCCGGCGTGCAGGTGACCACCTTTCGCGTGCTGGTGGATTCGCCGTTCAACACCACGATGACGACCGGAAATCTGCGCAGCATGGCGATGGCCGCATTTCACCGTGTCGTCGACCACGATCGCGAGGAAGGGACGCGGGCGCGACGGTTCGCCGCGGTGATTTCCGGGTTCCTCGGCGGCGCGCTGCTGGGTGCAGCTGCGGTCGAGCTGTTCGGACTGCGAGCGATCTGGGTCGTGGCGCTGATGTTGACGATCGCGTTGGCGCTGTTCGTGTTCGACGAGCGCGCGCCGCGTTCGCTGCCGCCGAAGGGCTAA
- a CDS encoding NADP-dependent isocitrate dehydrogenase yields the protein MPKSKTRVEGTVVELDGDEMTRVIWQYTRDHLILPYLDVDLEYYDLGIRNRDSTDDRVTVDAARAIEKYGVGVKCATITPDADRVEEFGLRQMWRSPNGTIRNVLGGTIFRAPIIISNVPRLVPGWTEPIVIGRHAFGDQYRATDFTVPGPGTVTITYTPDDGSEPIRHELVRFTDESLGGVVQGQYNFTQSIIDFARASLNYGLQQNYPVYLSTKNTILKAYDGRFKDVFEHIYRTEFKAEFEAAGLTYEHRLIDDMVASAMKWKGGYVWACKNYDGDVQSDSVAQGFGSPGLMTSILLTPDGRTCLTEAAHGTVRRHFREHEAGEPTSTNPIASIFAWTRGLEHRSKLDGTPEVGRFARTLEHVVVRTVEDGRMTKDLATLIGENQDYLTTEQFLDAVRYELDRRMGR from the coding sequence ATGCCGAAGTCCAAGACCCGAGTCGAGGGCACCGTCGTCGAACTGGACGGCGACGAGATGACCCGAGTCATCTGGCAATACACCAGGGATCATCTGATCCTTCCGTATCTCGACGTGGACCTCGAGTACTACGACCTGGGAATACGAAATCGTGACTCCACCGACGATCGGGTGACCGTCGATGCTGCACGAGCTATCGAGAAGTACGGCGTCGGCGTCAAGTGCGCCACCATCACGCCCGACGCCGACAGGGTGGAGGAGTTCGGCCTGAGACAGATGTGGCGCTCACCCAACGGCACCATTCGGAATGTACTCGGGGGAACTATTTTTCGAGCCCCGATCATCATCTCGAATGTTCCCCGACTCGTTCCCGGGTGGACCGAACCCATCGTCATCGGACGTCACGCCTTCGGCGACCAGTACCGCGCAACCGATTTCACTGTGCCCGGGCCGGGTACCGTCACCATCACCTACACCCCCGACGACGGAAGCGAACCGATACGGCACGAGTTGGTGAGGTTCACCGACGAGAGCCTCGGCGGAGTGGTGCAGGGTCAGTACAACTTCACCCAGTCCATCATCGATTTCGCGCGGGCCTCGTTGAACTATGGCTTGCAGCAGAATTATCCGGTCTATCTGTCGACGAAGAACACCATCCTGAAGGCGTACGACGGTCGATTCAAGGACGTCTTCGAGCACATCTATCGGACCGAGTTCAAGGCCGAGTTCGAGGCAGCCGGACTGACGTACGAACACCGCCTCATCGACGACATGGTCGCATCGGCCATGAAGTGGAAAGGAGGGTATGTGTGGGCATGCAAGAACTACGACGGTGACGTGCAGTCGGACTCGGTTGCACAGGGATTCGGTTCACCAGGCTTGATGACGTCCATCCTGCTGACACCGGACGGCAGGACATGCCTGACCGAAGCTGCCCATGGAACCGTGCGACGCCACTTCCGTGAGCACGAGGCCGGTGAACCGACATCGACCAACCCGATCGCGTCGATCTTCGCCTGGACTCGCGGCCTCGAACACCGCAGCAAGTTGGACGGAACCCCCGAAGTGGGCCGGTTCGCCCGGACACTCGAACACGTCGTCGTGAGGACCGTCGAAGACGGTCGAATGACGAAGGACCTCGCAACACTGATCGGCGAAAACCAGGACTACCTGACCACCGAGCAGTTCCTGGACGCGGTCAGATACGAATTGGACCGACGAATGGGACGATGA
- a CDS encoding NAD-dependent succinate-semialdehyde dehydrogenase produces MSAQDLISSLPTDLWLGGTQTPSASGARFAVLNPATGEELTTVADATAGDGITALDLAVAAQGAWAATPARERAEILRRAFDLLQARAADFALLMTLEMGKSLAESRGEVNYGGEFLRWFSEEAVRIGGRFAPAPAGNGRILVTKMPVGPVLAITPWNFPLAMGTRKIGPALAAGCTVIVKPAEDTPLTMLLLGQVFADAGLPDGVLSILPASDAAAVTGPLMDDPRLRKVTFTGSTGVGKLLVRNAANRLLRTSMELGGNAPFIVFDDADIDAAVDGAMLAKMRNGGEACTAANRLYVANSVREEFTAKLTARIEALTVGAGDREGTDIGPLINDKQRGTVTALVDDAVAKGARVRTGGTAPDGPGFFYTPTVLDSIPADANLLQDEIFGPVAAIIGFDSEAEAVAAANNTRYGLVAYFFTENLDRALRVSEALDTGMVGVNRGAISDAAAPFGGVKESGFGREGGSEGIEEYLETKYIALQ; encoded by the coding sequence ATGTCGGCCCAGGATCTGATCTCCTCGCTGCCCACCGATCTCTGGCTCGGCGGTACGCAGACACCGTCGGCGTCGGGCGCACGATTCGCCGTGCTGAACCCGGCGACCGGCGAGGAGTTGACCACCGTCGCCGACGCCACGGCGGGCGATGGCATCACCGCGCTCGATCTCGCTGTTGCGGCGCAGGGCGCGTGGGCGGCGACGCCTGCCCGCGAACGGGCAGAGATTCTGCGGCGCGCCTTCGACCTGCTGCAGGCGCGCGCGGCCGATTTCGCCCTGCTGATGACCCTCGAAATGGGGAAGTCGTTGGCGGAGAGCCGCGGTGAAGTGAACTACGGCGGAGAATTCCTGCGCTGGTTCAGCGAGGAAGCCGTTCGGATCGGCGGCCGGTTCGCTCCCGCGCCGGCAGGCAACGGCCGAATCCTGGTGACCAAGATGCCCGTCGGTCCGGTGCTGGCCATCACCCCGTGGAACTTTCCGCTGGCCATGGGAACGCGCAAGATCGGGCCCGCTCTGGCTGCCGGATGCACCGTCATCGTCAAGCCGGCCGAGGACACTCCGCTCACGATGCTCCTTCTGGGGCAGGTGTTCGCCGACGCGGGGTTGCCCGATGGGGTGCTCTCGATCCTTCCGGCCTCCGACGCCGCGGCGGTCACCGGACCGCTGATGGACGACCCCAGACTGAGGAAGGTCACGTTCACCGGATCGACCGGAGTGGGAAAGCTGTTGGTGCGCAATGCAGCCAACCGCCTGCTACGGACGTCGATGGAGCTCGGTGGCAATGCCCCCTTCATCGTGTTCGACGACGCGGATATCGACGCGGCCGTGGACGGGGCGATGCTCGCCAAGATGCGCAACGGCGGCGAGGCGTGCACGGCGGCCAACCGTTTGTATGTCGCGAACTCGGTGCGCGAGGAATTCACCGCGAAGTTGACGGCGCGAATCGAGGCCTTGACGGTCGGTGCGGGTGATCGAGAGGGCACCGATATCGGGCCGCTCATCAACGACAAACAGCGTGGAACGGTCACCGCACTGGTCGACGATGCCGTCGCGAAGGGTGCTCGGGTACGCACCGGCGGTACGGCACCCGATGGACCCGGATTCTTCTATACGCCGACGGTTCTCGACAGTATCCCCGCGGACGCAAATCTGTTGCAGGACGAGATCTTCGGACCTGTCGCGGCGATCATCGGATTCGACAGCGAGGCCGAGGCCGTCGCTGCAGCGAACAACACCCGATACGGGTTGGTGGCGTACTTCTTCACCGAGAATCTCGACCGTGCTCTGCGGGTGTCGGAGGCTCTGGACACCGGCATGGTCGGGGTCAATCGAGGTGCCATCTCGGACGCGGCCGCTCCGTTCGGTGGTGTCAAGGAATCGGGCTTCGGCCGCGAGGGTGGGTCGGAGGGCATCGAAGAATACCTCGAGACCAAGTACATCGCGCTGCAGTAG
- a CDS encoding ABC transporter substrate-binding protein → MTTSTIRRFGAAVCAIAVAAVTACSPPPQAPSLARSAASITEPGGALVIDGEQIADPDLWSRAESEGTITLYSGYTQDTESEVLEQFEADTGIDVKLVRLTSNRLYERLTAEYSTGRLDADVIRISDPGFVRGLAERGLFQPYRPDTADNLQDDVSFDDNRYFRTFNPIYTFGYNRAVVDPTDAPTSWNSLLEDRWNDKLGIAQAGSGGSALALTRFQRDVLGDDYLRRYSSEARVFDSIGAQLDALARGEINAGTVVVSSVNIANNENAPVDFVVPDEGVTSYDYYTGVADTARNLAAAQVFMNWNLSTRGQRVFTDLGEYSVRTDVDPPNILGVQLPDFTDPKVHRITPEESTTHSAEDQAAWNSIFGYNE, encoded by the coding sequence ATGACCACATCGACGATCCGGCGGTTCGGTGCCGCAGTGTGCGCCATCGCAGTCGCCGCGGTGACCGCATGCAGTCCACCACCGCAGGCCCCATCGCTGGCACGGTCGGCCGCGTCCATCACCGAACCAGGTGGTGCTCTGGTGATCGACGGCGAGCAGATCGCAGACCCGGATCTGTGGTCGCGCGCAGAATCCGAGGGCACCATCACGCTGTACAGCGGATACACGCAGGACACCGAATCCGAGGTGCTCGAACAGTTCGAGGCCGACACCGGTATCGATGTGAAACTCGTTCGCTTGACGTCCAATCGGCTCTACGAACGCCTCACGGCCGAATACAGCACCGGTCGCCTCGATGCAGACGTCATCCGGATCTCCGACCCGGGGTTCGTTCGGGGTTTGGCCGAGCGCGGACTGTTCCAGCCCTACCGGCCCGATACTGCGGACAATCTCCAGGATGACGTCTCGTTCGACGACAACCGATATTTCCGCACGTTCAACCCGATCTACACCTTCGGGTACAACCGCGCAGTCGTCGATCCCACCGACGCGCCGACGTCGTGGAATTCTCTTCTCGAGGATCGTTGGAACGACAAACTCGGTATCGCGCAGGCCGGTTCGGGCGGAAGCGCGCTCGCGCTGACTCGATTTCAGCGTGATGTTCTCGGCGACGACTACCTCCGCCGATACTCCTCGGAGGCACGAGTGTTCGACTCCATCGGGGCCCAGCTCGACGCCTTGGCCCGCGGCGAGATCAACGCGGGCACCGTCGTCGTGAGCAGCGTGAACATTGCGAACAACGAGAACGCTCCCGTCGATTTCGTCGTACCGGACGAGGGAGTCACCTCGTACGACTACTACACCGGAGTGGCCGACACTGCACGCAATCTTGCTGCCGCACAGGTATTCATGAACTGGAACCTCTCCACCCGCGGCCAGCGGGTGTTCACCGACCTCGGTGAGTACTCGGTACGGACCGATGTCGATCCGCCGAACATTCTCGGTGTTCAGCTCCCCGACTTCACCGATCCCAAGGTGCACCGGATCACCCCGGAGGAATCGACCACCCATTCCGCCGAGGATCAGGCCGCGTGGAATTCGATTTTCGGATACAACGAATGA
- the gabT gene encoding 4-aminobutyrate--2-oxoglutarate transaminase: MASIEYRLPQERKIVTAFPGPKSSALAERRKAVVGAGVASTLPVYVADADGGVVVDVDGNSLIDLGAGIAVTTVGASNPAVVAAVQDQVAHFTHTCFMIAPYEGYIAVAEKLAELTPGDHDKRTVLFNSGAEAVENAVKIARHATGRSAVVVFDHAYHGRTNLTMALTSKSMPYKSGFGPFAPEVYRAPMSYPFREGLNSDGSAVTGAQAAARAISVIEKQVGAANLAAILIEPIQGEGGFVVPADGFLPALANWARENDVVFIADEVQSGFTRTGAWFASEHEGVVPDLITMAKGIAGGMPLAAVTGRADLIDAVHPGGLGGTYGGNPVACAAALASIEQMETLDLNGRARDIERIVLDRLHALTPDVSIIGDIRGRGAMLAVELVVPGGHEPNPEATKAVAAAALEAGVIVLTCGTYGNVIRLLPPLVISDELLDDALTVLEGALRSVAQGN, from the coding sequence ATGGCCTCGATCGAGTACCGACTTCCACAGGAGCGCAAGATCGTCACCGCGTTCCCCGGACCGAAGTCGTCGGCATTGGCGGAGCGCCGCAAGGCTGTCGTCGGTGCAGGCGTGGCGTCCACTCTGCCGGTCTACGTGGCCGACGCAGACGGCGGCGTCGTCGTCGATGTGGATGGCAACTCGCTGATCGATCTCGGTGCCGGAATTGCCGTGACGACCGTCGGCGCCTCGAATCCGGCCGTTGTCGCCGCCGTGCAGGATCAGGTCGCTCACTTCACCCATACCTGCTTCATGATCGCGCCCTACGAGGGTTACATCGCAGTTGCCGAGAAGTTGGCCGAACTCACCCCCGGAGATCACGACAAGCGCACCGTCCTGTTCAACAGCGGTGCCGAGGCAGTCGAGAACGCAGTGAAGATCGCCCGGCACGCCACCGGACGCTCGGCCGTCGTCGTGTTCGACCACGCCTACCACGGCCGCACCAACCTGACGATGGCACTGACCTCGAAGTCGATGCCGTACAAGAGCGGCTTCGGGCCGTTCGCGCCCGAGGTCTATCGGGCCCCGATGTCCTACCCGTTCCGGGAGGGCCTGAACTCCGACGGTTCCGCGGTCACCGGCGCGCAGGCTGCGGCACGGGCGATCTCCGTCATCGAAAAGCAGGTCGGTGCAGCCAATCTCGCGGCCATCCTCATCGAGCCCATTCAGGGTGAGGGCGGTTTCGTCGTGCCGGCCGACGGCTTCCTGCCTGCACTGGCGAACTGGGCGCGCGAGAACGACGTCGTCTTCATCGCCGACGAGGTGCAATCCGGATTCACCCGGACCGGCGCCTGGTTCGCCAGTGAGCACGAGGGAGTGGTGCCGGACCTGATCACCATGGCGAAGGGCATCGCGGGCGGGATGCCGCTGGCCGCGGTCACCGGCCGCGCCGACCTGATCGACGCCGTGCATCCGGGTGGACTCGGTGGGACGTACGGCGGCAACCCCGTCGCCTGCGCTGCCGCACTGGCATCCATCGAACAGATGGAGACGCTCGACCTCAATGGCCGCGCCCGCGATATCGAACGCATCGTGCTCGACCGGCTGCACGCGTTGACTCCGGACGTCTCCATCATCGGTGACATTCGCGGACGCGGAGCCATGCTGGCCGTCGAATTGGTCGTACCCGGTGGACACGAACCCAATCCCGAGGCCACCAAAGCCGTTGCGGCTGCGGCACTCGAGGCCGGGGTCATCGTGCTGACGTGCGGTACCTACGGCAACGTCATCCGCCTGCTGCCGCCCCTCGTGATCTCCGACGAGCTGTTGGACGACGCGCTCACCGTCCTCGAAGGTGCGCTTCGCTCAGTGGCACAGGGGAACTGA
- a CDS encoding PucR family transcriptional regulator codes for MSVQMSWLLRQRHLRLSHRGGPERSSASITFAQATELTDPSPWLSGGELILTTGLGFDSDGPALGTYVRTLAAAGVACLGFGIGLSHSTIPQHLLDAADEVGLSVVEVPYDTPFAAVIRAVMKRISEQEYEQVVRAASVQNRITRAALHGGVDAIVRELAVATSTSVALIGRRAESFHPTDASNLVEQAREIARSIRPSASPATVSVSEPGRTVSLHSVPITGSAPTFLAIRTAGPMTGVEQILLGHAVSLVTLELEKPARLRAEQSRLNTLALGLLLDGHLTTDDDVHVPSYLADAADDDSHIRVAVVRGPSERIVDAIDAESRLRGRPTFARTTDIGCELLLRGSDDATFVARMMDSLPRSTCVGLSARLHITESPAALRQASLACAAAGSHDHIVEFTGSMLLASEPVQESLRAMAAVTIAVLAEYDRIHTADLVASLRAFLEANGHWETAAAQLSVHRHTLRNRITRCEELLAVDLTSARVRAELLLSLLAST; via the coding sequence GTGAGCGTGCAGATGTCCTGGCTGCTGAGGCAGCGACACCTTCGACTGAGTCACCGCGGCGGACCCGAGCGCAGTTCTGCGTCCATCACCTTCGCGCAGGCAACCGAGCTCACCGACCCCAGCCCCTGGCTGTCGGGCGGCGAGTTGATTCTGACGACCGGGCTGGGCTTCGACTCCGACGGTCCCGCGCTCGGGACCTACGTTCGAACTCTGGCGGCCGCGGGTGTTGCGTGCCTCGGATTCGGAATCGGTTTGTCCCACAGCACGATTCCCCAGCATCTTCTCGACGCCGCAGACGAGGTGGGCCTTTCGGTCGTCGAAGTTCCCTACGACACTCCGTTCGCTGCTGTCATCCGGGCGGTCATGAAGCGAATCTCCGAGCAGGAGTACGAGCAGGTCGTTCGCGCTGCGTCGGTGCAGAACCGCATCACGCGGGCAGCGCTGCACGGCGGCGTCGACGCGATCGTCCGGGAACTCGCAGTCGCCACGTCGACATCGGTGGCACTGATCGGTAGGCGCGCCGAATCGTTCCATCCGACCGACGCATCGAATCTCGTCGAGCAGGCCCGCGAGATCGCTCGCAGCATCCGCCCGTCGGCGTCACCTGCCACGGTCTCGGTGAGCGAACCGGGTCGCACCGTGAGTCTGCATTCCGTCCCGATCACCGGCAGCGCACCGACGTTCTTGGCCATTCGCACCGCTGGACCGATGACCGGGGTCGAGCAGATCCTGCTCGGGCATGCCGTTTCACTGGTGACCCTCGAACTCGAGAAGCCGGCGCGCTTGCGCGCCGAACAGTCCAGGCTCAACACCTTGGCGCTCGGGCTGCTCCTCGACGGGCATCTGACCACGGACGACGATGTGCACGTGCCCAGCTATCTCGCCGATGCTGCCGACGACGACTCGCACATCAGGGTTGCGGTGGTTCGCGGACCATCCGAGCGCATCGTCGACGCGATCGATGCCGAGTCTCGGCTCCGGGGGCGGCCCACCTTCGCCCGGACTACCGACATCGGCTGCGAGCTTCTGCTCCGTGGCTCCGACGACGCCACCTTCGTCGCACGCATGATGGATTCGTTACCCCGATCGACGTGCGTCGGCCTCAGTGCCCGCCTTCACATCACCGAGTCCCCCGCGGCGCTTCGACAAGCCTCGCTCGCCTGCGCGGCTGCCGGATCCCACGATCACATCGTCGAATTCACCGGATCGATGTTGCTGGCCTCCGAACCGGTGCAGGAGTCGTTACGAGCCATGGCCGCGGTGACCATCGCCGTGCTGGCCGAGTACGACCGCATCCATACCGCCGATCTGGTGGCGTCACTTCGGGCTTTCCTCGAGGCCAACGGGCACTGGGAAACCGCTGCCGCACAACTGTCCGTTCATCGGCACACGCTGCGAAACCGGATCACGCGATGCGAGGAACTACTCGCGGTGGATCTGACGTCCGCGCGAGTGCGCGCGGAATTGTTGCTCTCACTCCTGGCATCGACGTGA
- a CDS encoding flavin monoamine oxidase family protein, whose translation MTTPVTPDSSIESEDEQPLTMFGPDFPFAYDDYLAHPAGLGSIPDAALGTQVAVIGGGLAGMVVAHELLKLGLEPVVYESDRIGGRMRSVPFDGHPGVVAEMGAMRFPPSSTTLFHYLDAVGLETTPFPNPLAEVTPSTVIDLKGESHYARKLDDLPPIFAEVADAWNRTLEEHAELVPLQRAIRRRDVAEIKRIWNELIVKFDDQTFYGFLAASEHFSSFRMRELFGQVGFGTGGWDTDYPNSILEILRVVSTAADDHHRGIVGGSQQLPMRLWTDSPANMVHWPAGTSVASLNGGTTMSRVTEIRRTDGGTTIHDDRGNIRTYAAAVVTAQSWMLLSNIRCDDGLFPIDHWTAIERTHYMGSTKVFALVDRPFWKDKDPVTGRDLVSMTLTDRMSRGTYLLDQGEGKPGLICLSYTWSDDSLKLLALDPTERMNIMLRSLEEIYPGVDFRSHIISTPVTLSWETERDFMGAFKANLPGHYRYQERLFTHFVQDELDPRHRGIFLAGDDISWTAGWAEGAIHTALNAVWGVVHHLGGSSAEGNPGPGDVFETIAPLRLGD comes from the coding sequence ATGACCACACCCGTCACCCCGGACAGCTCGATCGAATCCGAGGACGAACAGCCGCTCACCATGTTCGGCCCGGACTTCCCGTTCGCCTACGACGACTACCTCGCGCATCCGGCCGGTCTCGGCAGCATTCCCGACGCGGCCCTCGGTACCCAGGTCGCCGTGATCGGCGGCGGACTCGCGGGCATGGTCGTCGCCCACGAGCTGCTCAAGCTCGGGCTGGAACCGGTTGTGTACGAGTCGGATCGGATCGGCGGACGAATGCGCTCGGTGCCGTTCGACGGACACCCCGGGGTGGTGGCCGAGATGGGTGCAATGCGGTTTCCGCCGTCGTCGACCACGCTGTTCCACTACCTCGACGCAGTCGGGCTCGAGACGACGCCCTTTCCGAATCCGTTGGCAGAGGTGACACCGAGCACGGTGATCGACCTCAAGGGCGAGAGCCATTATGCGCGCAAGCTCGACGATCTTCCGCCGATCTTCGCCGAGGTTGCCGACGCGTGGAACCGCACGCTCGAGGAACACGCCGAGCTGGTTCCGCTGCAGCGCGCCATTCGCAGGCGAGACGTGGCCGAGATCAAGAGGATCTGGAACGAGCTGATCGTGAAGTTCGACGACCAGACCTTCTACGGCTTCCTCGCTGCGTCCGAGCACTTCTCGTCGTTTCGGATGCGAGAGTTGTTCGGCCAGGTGGGTTTCGGAACGGGTGGCTGGGACACCGACTATCCCAACTCGATTCTCGAGATCCTCCGCGTCGTCAGCACGGCAGCGGACGACCACCATCGCGGAATCGTCGGAGGCTCACAGCAACTGCCGATGCGGCTGTGGACCGACTCGCCCGCGAACATGGTGCACTGGCCGGCCGGCACGTCGGTGGCGTCACTGAACGGTGGCACCACGATGTCGCGCGTCACCGAGATCAGGCGCACCGACGGCGGCACCACGATCCACGACGACCGCGGCAACATCCGCACCTATGCGGCCGCCGTCGTGACGGCTCAGAGCTGGATGTTGCTCAGCAACATCAGATGTGACGACGGCCTGTTTCCCATCGATCACTGGACCGCCATCGAACGCACCCACTACATGGGGTCGACCAAGGTGTTCGCACTCGTCGATCGGCCGTTCTGGAAGGACAAGGATCCGGTCACCGGGCGAGACCTGGTCAGCATGACACTGACCGATCGAATGAGCCGCGGCACTTACCTACTCGATCAAGGCGAGGGCAAGCCGGGGCTGATCTGCCTGTCCTACACCTGGTCCGACGATTCGCTCAAGCTGCTGGCCCTCGACCCGACCGAGCGGATGAACATCATGTTGCGCTCGCTCGAAGAGATCTATCCCGGCGTCGACTTCCGTAGCCACATCATCTCGACCCCGGTGACACTGTCCTGGGAGACCGAACGCGATTTCATGGGTGCATTCAAAGCGAACCTGCCGGGTCACTACAGGTATCAGGAACGACTGTTCACCCACTTCGTGCAGGACGAGCTGGACCCCAGGCACCGAGGGATCTTCTTGGCCGGCGACGACATCTCGTGGACCGCGGGCTGGGCGGAAGGTGCGATTCATACGGCACTGAACGCAGTGTGGGGCGTCGTGCATCATCTGGGCGGTTCGTCCGCCGAGGGCAATCCGGGACCGGGCGACGTCTTCGAGACCATCGCGCCACTTCGATTGGGGGATTAG
- a CDS encoding ABC transporter permease, whose product MSAPTTDRPRQAPAPTPGVSVSRTRNPRLRRSIPTLVQLALLALIVLCPMFFIVMGAFTDNPDRSNVFDFGNFTFDNFALLGRPSAQEAMWSSAIVGIGSSILALLIGATLAFLAARTNIPGRKLIYGIGIAPLFLPSLVGALAWALLAGPATGYLNLALTALGLPGFVDIYSFAGMIFVLGLYYAPYPFLMIHSALSLMNPDLEDAASLHGAGLTQMLRKITFPLVLPATIGSGILVFALTVENFAVAQVIGVPGGVDTLPTLIYRLMNAAPARSNDAAAIAVVLTVLLVIVVALQNRVTGSKEYTTVSGKGVRARQVPLRGWRWPAAALAWLYFVLAVALPMGALVVASLQTSPYLARFGELFDAGALSLWSLGQTVQDPDFHNVVLNSVIVGVSTAAIGTTFCFALAYTRYRTRSPGRSVLEYVAMLPLAVPAIVLGLGLLWTWLALPVPIYGTLAVLVVAFIAVFLPQGYRGVSSSIVQLDQDLEDSAVMLGASRSKAIRFVTVPLLRIGLSSTFLLLLMLSMRELTAALFLFTSDTRLLSIAIFDAYDNGSIRSAAELGLLYCVVIGVLAALSRRFGAKESK is encoded by the coding sequence GTGAGCGCCCCGACCACCGACCGTCCGCGGCAAGCTCCGGCACCGACGCCGGGTGTCTCGGTGTCGCGCACACGCAACCCACGGCTGCGGCGGAGCATTCCGACACTCGTCCAACTCGCGCTTCTCGCGCTCATCGTCCTGTGCCCGATGTTCTTCATCGTCATGGGTGCCTTCACCGACAATCCCGACCGCAGCAATGTCTTCGACTTCGGTAACTTCACCTTCGACAATTTCGCTCTACTGGGACGCCCGTCGGCTCAGGAGGCGATGTGGAGCTCCGCGATCGTCGGAATCGGATCGTCGATTCTCGCCCTCCTCATCGGTGCGACACTGGCGTTCTTGGCCGCCAGAACCAACATCCCTGGTCGAAAGTTGATCTACGGCATCGGGATCGCCCCACTGTTTCTGCCGTCGCTCGTCGGTGCGCTGGCGTGGGCTCTGCTCGCCGGCCCCGCAACCGGCTACCTCAATCTCGCCCTGACTGCACTCGGACTCCCCGGATTCGTCGACATCTACAGTTTCGCCGGAATGATCTTCGTTCTCGGCCTGTATTACGCTCCTTATCCGTTCCTGATGATTCACTCGGCGTTGTCTTTGATGAATCCGGATCTGGAAGATGCGGCCAGCCTGCACGGGGCAGGGCTCACCCAGATGCTCCGTAAGATCACCTTTCCGCTCGTGCTTCCTGCCACGATCGGATCCGGCATACTCGTGTTCGCTCTGACCGTCGAGAACTTCGCCGTCGCACAGGTCATCGGTGTACCCGGCGGCGTGGACACCTTGCCCACCCTCATCTACCGACTCATGAACGCTGCGCCTGCTCGCAGCAACGACGCGGCAGCCATCGCCGTCGTCCTCACCGTTCTGCTCGTGATCGTCGTGGCCTTGCAGAACAGAGTGACCGGCAGCAAGGAATACACCACTGTGAGCGGCAAGGGAGTGCGTGCACGGCAGGTGCCGCTTCGGGGCTGGCGTTGGCCTGCCGCTGCTCTCGCATGGCTGTACTTCGTTCTCGCCGTGGCACTCCCGATGGGAGCCCTCGTGGTGGCGTCGCTCCAGACGAGCCCGTACCTGGCCCGATTCGGGGAATTGTTCGATGCCGGCGCGTTGTCCTTGTGGAGCCTGGGGCAAACAGTTCAGGACCCGGACTTCCACAACGTGGTACTCAACAGTGTCATCGTCGGTGTGTCGACCGCGGCCATCGGCACTACTTTCTGCTTCGCGCTGGCGTACACCCGGTACCGGACCAGGTCGCCCGGACGATCGGTGCTGGAGTACGTGGCAATGCTGCCGTTGGCAGTTCCCGCGATCGTGCTCGGGCTGGGTTTGCTCTGGACCTGGCTGGCGTTGCCCGTGCCGATCTACGGAACTCTCGCCGTCCTCGTCGTCGCATTCATCGCAGTCTTCCTGCCGCAGGGATACCGCGGAGTGTCCTCTTCCATCGTTCAGCTCGACCAGGACCTCGAGGACAGCGCAGTGATGCTCGGCGCGAGCCGATCGAAGGCCATCCGATTCGTGACAGTGCCCCTGCTCCGAATCGGGCTGTCCTCGACCTTTCTGCTGCTACTCATGTTGTCGATGCGCGAATTGACGGCAGCTCTCTTCCTGTTCACTTCGGACACGAGGTTGCTGTCCATAGCGATCTTCGACGCCTACGACAACGGATCCATCCGATCGGCCGCCGAACTGGGGTTGCTCTACTGCGTCGTGATCGGCGTTCTTGCTGCACTGTCCCGCCGATTCGGCGCAAAGGAGTCCAAGTAG